In a single window of the Acidobacteriota bacterium genome:
- a CDS encoding carbamate kinase — MRPAIEAVPRVVVALGGNAITLPGGSGSVEEDYAGLEQSLAGIVTLVERGYRLTLTHGNGPQVGNQMIRVERALGEAPDLPLSVMVADIQGGLGYMMEQTLRNQLRRRGLKRQVCCIVTLVEVAPDDPAMNEPSKFVGPMMTREQALERQEKEGWAVKEDRGRGWRRVVPSPEPISIVERESIELLVASDALVITAGGGGVPVTREQNGELSAVGGVVDKDLASTILGLEIGATELYILTGVQQVSVFYGEPEERKLERITAGEARRFLEQGHFPAGSMGPKIEAACRFVEAGGKRALITDAESLVAAVDGDGKGGPGTWIVPNEPLVTGSM, encoded by the coding sequence ATGAGACCAGCCATCGAAGCAGTGCCCCGGGTGGTCGTCGCCCTGGGCGGCAACGCCATTACTCTGCCCGGCGGCAGCGGCAGCGTGGAGGAGGACTACGCCGGCCTGGAGCAGAGCCTGGCGGGCATCGTCACCCTGGTGGAGCGCGGCTACCGCCTGACCCTGACCCACGGCAACGGCCCGCAGGTGGGTAACCAGATGATTCGGGTCGAACGGGCCCTCGGCGAGGCGCCGGATCTGCCACTCTCGGTGATGGTGGCGGACATCCAGGGCGGTCTCGGCTACATGATGGAGCAGACGCTGCGCAACCAGCTGAGGCGCCGCGGCCTGAAGCGCCAAGTGTGCTGCATCGTGACCCTGGTGGAGGTGGCGCCGGACGACCCGGCGATGAACGAGCCGAGCAAATTCGTCGGTCCCATGATGACCCGCGAGCAAGCCTTGGAGCGCCAGGAGAAAGAGGGTTGGGCGGTCAAGGAGGACCGAGGGCGCGGCTGGCGGCGGGTGGTGCCGTCGCCGGAACCCATCTCCATCGTCGAGCGGGAGAGCATCGAGTTGCTGGTGGCTAGCGACGCCCTGGTGATCACCGCCGGGGGTGGCGGCGTGCCGGTCACCCGAGAGCAGAATGGTGAGCTATCGGCGGTGGGCGGAGTGGTGGACAAGGATCTGGCCTCCACCATTCTCGGCCTGGAGATCGGCGCCACCGAGCTCTACATTCTCACCGGCGTACAGCAGGTCTCCGTGTTCTACGGCGAGCCCGAGGAGCGCAAGCTGGAACGCATCACCGCCGGTGAAGCCCGTCGCTTCCTCGAACAAGGACATTTCCCCGCCGGCTCCATGGGTCCGAAGATCGAAGCGGCCTGCCGATTCGTCGAAGCCGGCGGTAAGCGGGCGCTGATCACCGACGCCGAATCCCTGGTGGCGGCGGTGGATGGAGACGGAAAGGGGGGCCCGGGCACCTGGATCGTACCCAACGAGCCTCTGGTGACCGGCTCCATGTAG
- a CDS encoding DUF433 domain-containing protein: protein MNENPARDMPRYQLPEVAAYVRMSQNTLGTWVRGRDQQPPIIHRPVSGDSRLSYNNLIEIYVIHALRQELKVPLQTIRRGIEHVRKKYGLERPLLSDQLRAREGELIFKILGEYENVGRGGQLEIPEAVEQYLSRIDHENGLPVRLYPVTRTNDPAGPRRIVILPDVGFGRPVTREHLISSAVIYDRFSAGESIEDLADDYDLTKEDVEEAIRQQGFPHAA, encoded by the coding sequence GTGAACGAGAATCCCGCCCGAGACATGCCCCGCTATCAGCTGCCGGAAGTCGCAGCGTATGTGCGGATGAGCCAGAACACCCTAGGAACCTGGGTGCGAGGCCGCGACCAACAACCGCCAATCATCCACCGGCCGGTGTCGGGAGACTCTCGTCTGTCGTACAACAATCTGATCGAGATCTATGTGATCCATGCCCTGCGCCAAGAGCTCAAGGTCCCTCTCCAGACCATCCGACGAGGCATTGAGCACGTGCGCAAGAAGTATGGACTCGAGAGGCCGCTGCTCAGCGATCAGCTACGCGCTCGCGAGGGAGAGCTGATCTTCAAGATCCTCGGGGAATACGAAAACGTAGGCCGTGGTGGTCAGCTGGAGATCCCCGAAGCGGTAGAGCAGTACTTGAGTCGTATCGATCACGAGAATGGCCTTCCGGTTCGCCTCTATCCAGTGACCAGGACCAACGACCCTGCGGGGCCGCGGCGCATCGTGATCCTGCCCGACGTGGGCTTTGGCCGACCGGTCACCCGGGAGCACTTGATCTCCTCTGCGGTGATCTACGACCGCTTCAGCGCCGGTGAATCGATCGAGGACCTGGCGGACGACTATGACCTGACGAAGGAAGACGTTGAAGAGGCGATCCGCCAGCAAGGCTTCCCGCACGCCGCCTGA
- a CDS encoding AbgT family transporter yields the protein MTEAPKTKAGFKVPHTLVLLFGMIVAAYILTLVLPQGSFERVENTHGREQVVPGSYQTVEDAERLMPQSIFLAIPEGFGAAAEIIFFVFIIGGAFGIFRATGAADALIGALLGVFGERPWLFVIGGMVLFAVGSSSIGMAEEYLPFVPMLVALAIALKMDAVTGVAVMCVGYGIGYGTALINPFTVFIAQEVADVPQGSGLGFRSALLVIFLIVGVAYVWRYAAKVRADPSASLVADVTPDPALAGQKHPKLTTRHVLILIAIAATIGVLVWGLKFWHWYLVEMGALFAGLGIVLAILGRRSPDRAAKDFCEGAAELTTTALLIGFARAIQVVLDEGQVVDTIIYGMAQPLQGLPPALAAAGMFAVQSLCNLFIPSGSGQAYVTMPLMAPLGDLVGVHRQIAVLAYQFGDGFTNILVPTNAVLVGILAIARIPYDRWLRFILPFMVMVWILGSVALGVAVAIGWTGL from the coding sequence ATGACCGAAGCCCCCAAGACCAAGGCTGGATTCAAAGTTCCTCACACCCTCGTGCTGCTCTTCGGCATGATCGTGGCCGCCTACATCCTCACCCTGGTGCTGCCTCAGGGAAGCTTCGAGCGGGTGGAGAACACCCACGGCCGAGAGCAGGTGGTGCCGGGCAGCTACCAAACCGTCGAGGACGCCGAGCGCCTGATGCCTCAGAGCATCTTCCTCGCCATCCCCGAGGGCTTCGGGGCGGCGGCGGAGATCATCTTCTTCGTCTTCATCATCGGCGGCGCCTTCGGCATCTTCCGCGCTACCGGCGCCGCCGATGCCCTCATCGGAGCTCTCCTGGGAGTCTTCGGGGAACGTCCGTGGCTCTTCGTCATCGGCGGCATGGTGCTCTTCGCCGTCGGCTCCAGCTCCATTGGCATGGCGGAGGAGTATTTACCCTTCGTACCCATGCTGGTGGCACTGGCCATCGCCCTCAAGATGGATGCGGTGACCGGCGTCGCGGTGATGTGCGTCGGCTACGGTATCGGCTACGGCACCGCCCTGATCAACCCCTTCACCGTCTTCATCGCCCAGGAAGTGGCGGATGTCCCCCAGGGGTCGGGATTGGGCTTCCGCTCCGCCCTGTTGGTGATCTTCCTCATCGTCGGCGTCGCTTATGTTTGGCGCTACGCCGCCAAAGTGCGGGCGGATCCCTCCGCCAGCCTAGTAGCGGATGTCACTCCGGATCCTGCTCTCGCCGGCCAGAAGCACCCCAAGCTCACCACCCGCCACGTGCTGATCCTCATCGCCATCGCCGCCACCATCGGCGTGCTGGTTTGGGGTCTGAAGTTCTGGCATTGGTATCTGGTGGAAATGGGGGCGCTCTTCGCCGGGCTGGGGATCGTGCTGGCCATTCTCGGCCGCCGGAGTCCGGACCGGGCGGCGAAGGACTTTTGCGAGGGCGCCGCGGAGCTCACCACCACCGCCCTGCTCATCGGCTTCGCCCGCGCCATCCAGGTGGTGCTCGACGAAGGTCAGGTGGTGGACACCATCATCTACGGCATGGCCCAGCCGCTCCAGGGGCTGCCGCCGGCGCTGGCCGCGGCGGGGATGTTCGCGGTGCAGAGCCTGTGCAACCTATTCATTCCCTCGGGCAGCGGCCAGGCCTACGTCACCATGCCGCTGATGGCACCGCTGGGGGATTTGGTGGGAGTGCACCGTCAGATCGCCGTGCTGGCCTATCAGTTCGGCGACGGCTTCACCAACATTCTGGTCCCCACCAACGCGGTCTTGGTGGGCATCTTGGCTATCGCCCGCATCCCCTATGACCGCTGGCTGCGCTTCATTCTGCCGTTCATGGTCATGGTGTGGATCCTGGGCAGCGTCGCTCTAGGAGTGGCGGTGGCCATCGGCTGGACGGGGCTCTGA
- a CDS encoding HIT family protein — MSNPTTIFDKILSGEIPSHKIYEDEHVFSFLDIGPLSRGHALVIPKERKAQLHELSDDSAAAVGRVLPRIARAVLKVTGATAYNVLQNNGAAAHQAVMHVHFHIIPKMEAGGLGILWPAGSLEASEGQALAEQIRTALDES; from the coding sequence ATGAGCAATCCGACGACGATTTTCGACAAGATCCTCTCCGGAGAGATCCCCAGCCACAAGATCTACGAGGACGAGCACGTCTTCTCCTTCCTGGATATCGGCCCCCTGAGCCGCGGCCACGCCCTGGTCATTCCCAAGGAGCGGAAGGCTCAGCTCCACGAGCTCAGCGACGACTCCGCCGCGGCCGTGGGGCGGGTGCTGCCGCGCATCGCCCGGGCGGTGCTGAAGGTTACCGGCGCCACCGCCTACAACGTGCTGCAGAACAACGGCGCCGCCGCCCACCAGGCGGTGATGCACGTGCACTTCCACATCATTCCCAAGATGGAAGCCGGCGGCCTGGGCATTCTGTGGCCGGCGGGCAGTCTGGAGGCCTCGGAAGGCCAGGCCCTGGCGGAACAGATCCGTACCGCCCTGGACGAGAGCTAA
- a CDS encoding DNA polymerase II has product MPARVRGFLLQPTYRLQRGRAVVHLAGRLESGESFLIRDDRLQPHFYIRQRDRELAEQLGARRLEACRRATLRDQEPVLRVLVPKPGDTPDLRERLHRAGVPTYEADVRFARRYLIDHGVRTALEIEGRGLASGEPGAVPGFDRTFHNPRLYPARWSLRPSVLSLDIETDPRARRLFSVALWGCGASEVLLWAPPDLPGAEVVPDGARCFPSEGALLKALVHRFAELDPDILTGWNLVDFDLRVLAEVASRCRVSLDLGRGLRPLRLRPQRGGRANLEAMIPGRVVLDGLELLRSSFVRMEEHSLDFVAREVLGEGKLMSGGDRGQEILQAFRKDRQHLVDYNLLDARLVLDILDRLGLVELAVERSLLTGLPLDRVSSSVAAFDFLYLTELGRRGLVAPSVGAPGGGDGPAALGGHVLEPVPGLYRNVLVFDFKSLYPSLIRTFGIDPLGYVPSPEPDEDLVVAPNGAAFRRQQGILPAMLDELFPRRAAAQRENNKIASQAIKILMNSFYGVLGTSACRFYEPALAAAITSFGRELLQWSQGQLEAWGHRVLYGDTDSLFVQLEGQRDDEAQQPPADEVMARGAELTARINRALEEHLKTTWGVESRLEMELEKLFLRLMLPPMRHSTAGARKRYAGLVEGRDGPKVEFTGMEVVRRDWTDLARQLQRELYQRLFFDQPVDEYLNRQVKQLRAGELDELLVYRKALRKSLGAYTSTSPPHVVAARKLKARRGDLIHYVITERGPEPVEQPHAPLDHEHYVSKQVQPVAEPVLQLLGLEFAKVIGDDRQLQLF; this is encoded by the coding sequence GTGCCGGCCAGGGTTCGGGGATTCCTCCTACAGCCCACGTACCGCCTCCAAAGGGGGCGAGCGGTGGTCCATCTGGCGGGGCGGCTGGAGAGCGGTGAGAGCTTCCTGATCCGCGATGACCGGCTGCAGCCGCACTTCTACATTCGCCAGCGGGACCGAGAGCTGGCGGAGCAGTTGGGGGCCCGGCGCCTGGAAGCCTGCCGGCGAGCCACCCTGCGCGACCAAGAGCCGGTGCTGCGGGTGCTGGTTCCCAAGCCCGGCGATACACCGGATCTGCGCGAGCGGCTGCACCGCGCCGGCGTTCCCACCTACGAAGCGGATGTGCGCTTCGCCCGCCGGTATCTCATCGATCATGGGGTACGCACCGCGCTGGAGATCGAGGGCCGCGGTCTGGCTTCCGGGGAGCCCGGGGCGGTGCCAGGCTTTGACCGCACCTTCCACAACCCTCGTCTCTATCCGGCGCGCTGGAGCTTGCGGCCGTCGGTGCTCTCCCTGGACATCGAGACCGATCCGCGAGCTCGCCGTCTGTTTTCGGTGGCGCTTTGGGGCTGTGGTGCCAGCGAGGTTCTGCTGTGGGCTCCACCGGACCTGCCCGGGGCCGAGGTCGTGCCCGACGGCGCCCGGTGCTTTCCGTCCGAAGGCGCTCTTCTGAAGGCTTTGGTGCACCGCTTCGCCGAGCTCGATCCGGACATCCTCACCGGGTGGAACCTGGTGGATTTCGATTTGCGGGTGCTGGCGGAGGTCGCCTCCCGCTGCCGGGTGAGCTTGGATCTGGGGCGGGGGTTGCGGCCTTTGCGGCTGAGGCCCCAGCGCGGTGGCCGCGCCAATCTGGAGGCGATGATCCCTGGCCGCGTGGTGCTCGACGGTCTGGAGCTTCTGCGCAGCTCCTTCGTTCGCATGGAGGAGCATTCCCTCGACTTCGTCGCCCGTGAGGTCCTCGGGGAGGGCAAGTTGATGAGCGGCGGCGACCGCGGCCAGGAGATCCTCCAAGCCTTCCGGAAGGATCGCCAGCACCTGGTCGACTACAACCTGCTGGATGCTCGGTTGGTCCTCGACATTCTCGATCGGCTGGGGTTGGTGGAGCTGGCGGTGGAGCGCAGCCTGCTCACCGGCCTGCCCTTGGACCGAGTGTCCAGCTCCGTCGCGGCCTTCGATTTTCTCTACCTCACCGAGCTCGGCCGCCGCGGTCTGGTGGCCCCCAGCGTCGGTGCTCCCGGTGGTGGGGATGGCCCCGCCGCCCTCGGCGGCCACGTGCTGGAGCCGGTGCCGGGGCTCTACCGCAACGTTCTGGTCTTCGACTTCAAGAGTCTGTACCCGAGCCTCATCCGCACCTTTGGCATCGATCCGCTGGGCTACGTGCCGTCGCCGGAGCCCGACGAGGATCTGGTGGTGGCTCCCAACGGCGCCGCCTTCCGCCGCCAGCAGGGCATCCTGCCGGCGATGCTGGACGAGCTCTTCCCGCGCCGGGCGGCGGCCCAGCGGGAGAACAACAAGATCGCCAGCCAGGCCATCAAGATCCTGATGAACTCCTTCTACGGCGTCCTCGGCACTTCCGCCTGCCGCTTTTACGAGCCGGCCCTGGCCGCGGCTATCACCAGCTTTGGCCGCGAGCTCCTCCAGTGGAGCCAGGGGCAGCTGGAAGCTTGGGGGCACCGGGTGCTCTACGGCGACACCGACAGTCTCTTTGTGCAGCTCGAGGGCCAACGGGACGACGAGGCGCAGCAGCCGCCGGCGGACGAGGTGATGGCGCGCGGGGCCGAGCTGACGGCTCGCATCAACCGGGCTTTGGAGGAGCATCTGAAGACCACCTGGGGCGTGGAGAGCCGGCTGGAAATGGAGCTCGAGAAGCTCTTTCTTCGCCTCATGCTGCCGCCCATGCGCCACTCCACCGCCGGTGCCCGCAAGCGCTACGCCGGGTTGGTGGAAGGCCGGGACGGACCGAAGGTGGAGTTCACCGGCATGGAGGTGGTGCGGCGGGATTGGACCGATCTCGCCCGCCAGCTTCAGCGTGAGCTCTACCAACGGTTGTTCTTCGATCAGCCGGTGGACGAGTATCTGAATCGGCAGGTGAAGCAGCTGCGCGCCGGGGAGCTCGATGAGCTGCTGGTCTACCGCAAGGCTTTGCGCAAGAGCCTGGGGGCCTACACCAGCACCTCGCCGCCCCACGTGGTGGCGGCGCGCAAGCTCAAAGCCCGGCGGGGGGACCTGATCCACTACGTGATCACCGAGCGGGGGCCGGAGCCGGTGGAACAGCCCCACGCGCCGCTGGATCACGAGCACTACGTCAGCAAACAGGTGCAGCCGGTGGCGGAGCCGGTGCTCCAGCTCCTGGGATTGGAGTTCGCCAAGGTGATCGGCGACGATCGCCAGCTGCAGCTGTTCTGA
- a CDS encoding Gfo/Idh/MocA family oxidoreductase, producing the protein MTCRIGVVGTGWGARVQVPCFRAAGLEVAALWAHSEEKARDLSIELAVPMVTTDYAQLLEEGHVDLVSLTTPPAQHREMTGQALAAGKHVLCEKPMALDAVESAAMVAAAEAAGPRQLAFLDHELRFLPSLQELRRRVQAGELGELFHLQGLFLDGGRLDPSAPWNWWSDASRGGGLLGAIGSHLVDLLTWLTGLSVESVVADLRPGWRQRRIAHSEETQTVTADDYGALLLRFAGGCRGVVELSTLSAGSSGLSVRLHGSAGSLSWQDGLLEEQAGDESQVILDDRPREILAELPEKLSGELRPRPWEAATLVFARELRRAFADGPPTMEKRGRLAPAADFTSGLAVQRVLDAARDSVTQRRWIDVPRWT; encoded by the coding sequence ATGACCTGTCGAATCGGGGTTGTGGGAACGGGTTGGGGTGCCCGCGTCCAGGTGCCGTGCTTCCGCGCGGCGGGGCTGGAGGTGGCGGCCCTGTGGGCGCATTCGGAAGAGAAGGCCCGGGACCTGAGCATCGAGCTCGCCGTGCCCATGGTCACCACCGATTACGCTCAGCTGCTGGAAGAGGGCCACGTCGATCTGGTGAGCCTCACCACGCCACCGGCCCAGCATCGGGAGATGACCGGGCAGGCGCTGGCGGCGGGCAAGCACGTCCTGTGCGAGAAGCCCATGGCCCTCGACGCCGTTGAATCCGCCGCCATGGTGGCCGCTGCGGAGGCGGCGGGACCGCGGCAGCTGGCCTTCCTCGATCACGAGCTGCGCTTCCTCCCCAGCCTCCAGGAGCTGCGCCGCCGGGTGCAGGCCGGAGAGCTGGGGGAGCTCTTCCACCTCCAGGGCCTCTTCCTCGACGGCGGACGCCTCGACCCGTCGGCGCCGTGGAATTGGTGGTCCGACGCGAGCCGCGGCGGCGGGCTGCTGGGAGCCATCGGCAGCCATCTGGTGGATCTGCTGACCTGGCTCACCGGCCTCTCGGTGGAGTCGGTGGTGGCGGATCTGCGCCCCGGCTGGAGGCAGCGCCGGATCGCGCATTCAGAAGAAACCCAGACTGTCACCGCCGACGACTACGGCGCCCTGCTGCTGCGCTTCGCAGGCGGTTGCCGGGGAGTGGTGGAGCTGAGCACCCTGAGCGCCGGCTCCTCGGGGCTCTCGGTGCGCCTTCACGGCAGTGCGGGAAGCCTGTCCTGGCAGGACGGACTCCTCGAGGAGCAGGCCGGCGACGAAAGCCAAGTGATTCTCGACGATAGGCCAAGAGAGATTCTTGCGGAGCTACCTGAGAAGCTCTCCGGGGAGCTGCGCCCAAGACCCTGGGAGGCCGCTACCCTGGTCTTCGCCCGGGAGCTGCGGCGGGCCTTTGCCGACGGTCCGCCGACCATGGAAAAGCGGGGGCGGCTGGCGCCGGCGGCGGATTTCACCTCGGGGCTGGCGGTACAGCGGGTGCTCGACGCCGCCCGGGATTCCGTCACTCAACGACGCTGGATCGACGTACCGAGATGGACGTAA